Proteins found in one Etheostoma spectabile isolate EspeVRDwgs_2016 chromosome 14, UIUC_Espe_1.0, whole genome shotgun sequence genomic segment:
- the sem1 gene encoding 26S proteasome complex subunit SEM1 yields MSDKKQTVDLGLLEEDDEFEEFPAEDWTGLDEDEDAHVWEDNWDDDNVEDDFSNQLRAEMEKHGYKMETS; encoded by the exons ATGTCAGACAAGAAACAGACAGTGGACCTTGGCTTActggaggaggatgatgagttTGAAGAATTCCCAGCTGAAG ATTGGACGGGGCTGGATGAAGATGAAGACGCTCATGTTTGGGAAGACAACTGGGATGATGACAACGTAGAGGATGATTTCTCAAATCAACTGAG AGCTGAAATGGAAAAACATGGTTACAAGATGGAGACATCTTAG